One window of the Rosa rugosa chromosome 3, drRosRugo1.1, whole genome shotgun sequence genome contains the following:
- the LOC133738684 gene encoding pentatricopeptide repeat-containing protein At1g62350, translated as MRSSSALQTVTIFSSLPKTFIGFNAQPHSQYLQLSKPKRCLLIITMRDRSKNPRPLQKGRNLSIEAIQTIQALKRAKKNEGLMEQVFNSKFRRLLKLDMMAVLKDLLRQNECFLALKVFDDIRKEYWYKPQVLLYADMIKVMASNELFEQVENLCLCLKKETNLQPDIEGFNALLTALVSFNLPILAMECYYLMKGVGCEPDRSSFRILIRSLESMGETGPLGIVRQDAQHLYGESLEFLEEDEEMAVSQ; from the exons ATGAGATCCTCTTCCGCACTTCAAACTGTCACCATCTTCAGCTCTCTACCCAAAACCTTCATAGGCTTTAATGCACAGCCACACTCTCAGTATCTGCAACTTTCAAAACCCAAGAGATGTTTACTGATAATAACAATGAGAGACAGAAGCAAGAACCCGAGGCCTTTGCAGAAGGGAAGGAATCTCAGCATCGAAGCCATTCAGACAATTCAAGCTTTGAAGAGAGCCAAGAAAAACGAGGGTCTTATGGAGCAAGTCTTCAATTCTAAGTTCAGGCGCTTATTGAAGCTCGACATGATGGCCGTGCTCAAAGACCTCCTACGCCAAAATGAATGCTTCTTGGCCCTCAAG GTCTTTGATGACATTAGAAAGGAGTACTGGTATAAGCCACAGGTTTTGCTTTATGCTGATATGATCAAGGTAATGGCTAGCAATGAATTGTTTGAACAAGTCGAAAATCTATGCTTGTGCTTGAAAAAGGAAACTAATTTACAGCCCGACATTGAGGGTTTTAACGCTCTGTTGACAGCATTAGTAAGTTTTAACCTCCCCATACTTGCTATGGAGTGCTATTACTTGATGAAAGGGGTTGGGTGTGAACCAGATAGATCATCATTTAGAATACTTATTAGAAGTCTAGAATCAATGGGAGAGACAGGTCCTTTAGGTATTGTAAGGCAGGATGCTCAACATTTGTATGGCGAGTCACTGGAGTTTCTAGAGGAGGATGAAGAAATGGCAGTGAGTCAATGA